The proteins below come from a single Notamacropus eugenii isolate mMacEug1 chromosome 7, mMacEug1.pri_v2, whole genome shotgun sequence genomic window:
- the LOC140513868 gene encoding alcohol dehydrogenase S chain-like isoform X1 encodes MTTAGKVIKCKAAVLWELNKPFSIEEVEVAPPKANEVRIKIVATGICRSDDHVINGSLVQPLPVILGHEAAGIVESIGEGVTSVKPGDKVIPLFNPQCKKCKTCKHPTGNICMENVLTAATGTLKEGTTRFTCRGKSIHHFACTSTFSEYTVVDEFAVVKIDSSAPLEKVCLIGCGFSTGYGSAVKVAKVTPGSTCVVFGLGGVGLSVIIGCKSAGASRIIGVDINKDKFAKAKELGATECVNPLDYKKPIQDVLVEMTENGIDFSFEVIGHLDTMMCVCVSSKTAAFACCNNAYGVCVIVGVPPNAQNLSINPMLILTGRTLKGAIFGGFKSKDDVPKLVSDVLAKKFKLDPLITHVSSLDKINEGFDMLRAGKSIRTVMTM; translated from the exons ATGACCACCGCAGGAAAA GTTATTAAATGCAAAGCTGCTGTTCTTTGGGAGCTCAACAAGCCCTTTTCCATTGAGGAAGTAGAGGTAGCCCCACCCAAGGCCAATGAAGTTCGAAttaag ATTGTGGCTACAGGAATCTGCCGCTCAGATGACCATGTGATAAACGGGTCATTGGTTCAACCTCTCCCTGTAATCCTGGGGCATGAGGCTGCAGGGATTGTGGAGAGCATTGGAGAAGGAGTGACTTCTGTAAAACCAG GTGACAAAGTCATCCCACTTTTTAATCCACAGTGCAAGAAATGCAAAACTTGTAAGCACCCAACTGGCAACATTTGCATGGAAAATGT CCTGACTGCTGCTACTGGCACCCTGAAGGAGGGTACCACCAGATTTACTTGCCGAGGGAAGTCAATTCATCATTTTGCTTGCACAAGTACCTTCTCTGAATATACAGTGGTAGATGAATTTGCCGTTGTAAAGATCGATTCATCTGCTCCTCTGGAAAAAGTTTGCCTGATTGGCTGTGGATTTTCCACTGGTTATGGTTCTGCAGTAAAAGTTGCTAAG GTCACTCCTGGCTCTACTTGTGTTGTCTTTGGCCTGGGGGGCGTTGGCTTGTCAGTGATCATTGGCTGTAAGTCAGCTGGAGCCTCCCGGATCATTGGGGTGGATATTAACAAGGACAAATTTGCAAAAGCCAAAGAATTAGGTGCTACTGAGTGTGTCAATCCTCTGGATTACAAGAAACCCATCCAAGATGTTCTGGTGGAAATGACCGAGAATGGCATTGATTTTTCATTTGAAGTCATTGGACATCTAGACACAATG atgtgtgtgtgtgtttcatccAAGACAGCTGCCTTTGCATGCTGCAATAATGCTTATGGAGTTTGTGTCATTGTGGGAGTCCCTCCTAATGCCCAAAATCTCTCTATCAACCCTATGCTGATTTTGACTGGACGCACCTTAAAAGGAGCTATTTTTGGAG GTTTCAAAAGCAAAGATGATGTCCCCAAGCTTGTCTCGGATGTTCTAGCCAAGAAATTCAAACTGGATCCATTAATAACACATGTTTCTAGTTTGGATAAGATCAATGAAGGATTTGACATGCTACGCGCAGGAAAGAG CATTCGCACGGTTATGACAATGTGA
- the LOC140513868 gene encoding alcohol dehydrogenase E chain-like isoform X2: MTTAGKVIKCKAAVLWELNKPFSIEEVEVAPPKANEVRIKIVATGICRSDDHVINGSLVQPLPVILGHEAAGIVESIGEGVTSVKPGDKVIPLFNPQCKKCKTCKHPTGNICMENVLTAATGTLKEGTTRFTCRGKSIHHFACTSTFSEYTVVDEFAVVKIDSSAPLEKVCLIGCGFSTGYGSAVKVAKVTPGSTCVVFGLGGVGLSVIIGCKSAGASRIIGVDINKDKFAKAKELGATECVNPLDYKKPIQDVLVEMTENGIDFSFEVIGHLDTMTAAFACCNNAYGVCVIVGVPPNAQNLSINPMLILTGRTLKGAIFGGFKSKDDVPKLVSDVLAKKFKLDPLITHVSSLDKINEGFDMLRAGKSIRTVMTM; this comes from the exons ATGACCACCGCAGGAAAA GTTATTAAATGCAAAGCTGCTGTTCTTTGGGAGCTCAACAAGCCCTTTTCCATTGAGGAAGTAGAGGTAGCCCCACCCAAGGCCAATGAAGTTCGAAttaag ATTGTGGCTACAGGAATCTGCCGCTCAGATGACCATGTGATAAACGGGTCATTGGTTCAACCTCTCCCTGTAATCCTGGGGCATGAGGCTGCAGGGATTGTGGAGAGCATTGGAGAAGGAGTGACTTCTGTAAAACCAG GTGACAAAGTCATCCCACTTTTTAATCCACAGTGCAAGAAATGCAAAACTTGTAAGCACCCAACTGGCAACATTTGCATGGAAAATGT CCTGACTGCTGCTACTGGCACCCTGAAGGAGGGTACCACCAGATTTACTTGCCGAGGGAAGTCAATTCATCATTTTGCTTGCACAAGTACCTTCTCTGAATATACAGTGGTAGATGAATTTGCCGTTGTAAAGATCGATTCATCTGCTCCTCTGGAAAAAGTTTGCCTGATTGGCTGTGGATTTTCCACTGGTTATGGTTCTGCAGTAAAAGTTGCTAAG GTCACTCCTGGCTCTACTTGTGTTGTCTTTGGCCTGGGGGGCGTTGGCTTGTCAGTGATCATTGGCTGTAAGTCAGCTGGAGCCTCCCGGATCATTGGGGTGGATATTAACAAGGACAAATTTGCAAAAGCCAAAGAATTAGGTGCTACTGAGTGTGTCAATCCTCTGGATTACAAGAAACCCATCCAAGATGTTCTGGTGGAAATGACCGAGAATGGCATTGATTTTTCATTTGAAGTCATTGGACATCTAGACACAATG ACAGCTGCCTTTGCATGCTGCAATAATGCTTATGGAGTTTGTGTCATTGTGGGAGTCCCTCCTAATGCCCAAAATCTCTCTATCAACCCTATGCTGATTTTGACTGGACGCACCTTAAAAGGAGCTATTTTTGGAG GTTTCAAAAGCAAAGATGATGTCCCCAAGCTTGTCTCGGATGTTCTAGCCAAGAAATTCAAACTGGATCCATTAATAACACATGTTTCTAGTTTGGATAAGATCAATGAAGGATTTGACATGCTACGCGCAGGAAAGAG CATTCGCACGGTTATGACAATGTGA
- the LOC140513867 gene encoding uncharacterized protein — translation MGTLQGLFHRCVLLRTNCMQHVTPFLGPCSQIQEIPTASSPCPCCFPHGTLHSELWKVGLAFVPTNTSVEIWPCFNSTKALTHCRNVTWITWKAVFGNSNSTCHHRKEGKDSLCYQFHASVHTPPDETFLLCHPENTSITPMSPSAGLPRYNVTCFNATLTDTMDVQYKDRLIFMVRQVPYQLRPVKAEQFALMPTDELWQHITHKPPKAPLTRTHREVGGTILGLLNLAIEIYEEFQIQELQQSLDVLVSTLQTFMQEELGAWAVQNSINTHFQLSIGALATTVLWLGDNLQLTQLYMHLQCHYKYAPLCVTPLPVNRTDTSFPGDWDNVRAALQGTFLTENTTGDIHQLALFFKELQNTSAKFQRQRAREADELIHWLDSLVNFQWLTAFIVPAAFLLLTCICLPCLLRCICALIR, via the coding sequence ATGGGAACCCTACAAGGCTTGTTCCACCGGTGTGTTCTCTTGCGGACCAACTGTATGCAACATGTCACTCCATTTCTGGGACCATGTAGCCAAATACAAGAGATACCAACAGCTTCCAGCCCCTGTCCCTGTTGCTTCCCCCATGGGACTTTACACTCAGAACTCTGGAAAGTGGGACTTGCTTTTGTCCCCACGAACACATCAGTGGAGATATGGCCATGTTTCAACTCCACCAAGGCCCTGACCCACTGCCGCAACGTCACATGGATTACTTGGAAGGCGGTGTTTGGAAACTCCAACAGCACATGCCATCATCGTAAGGAGGGCAAGGACTCGCTTTGTTACCAGTTTCACGCTTCCGTTCACACCCCACCAGATGAAACCTTCCTTCTCTGCCACCCTGAAAACACCTCTATCACGCCCATGTCACCATCAGCAGGGTTGCCCAGATACAATGTCACCTGCTTTAATGCAACCCTGACTGACACCATGGACGTCCAGTACAAAGACCGCCTGATTTTCATGGTGCGGCAAGTCCCCTATCAATTGCGTCCTGTCAAAGCCGAACAGTTTGCTCTTATGCCAACTGACGAACTGTGGCAACATATCACCCACAAACCCCCAAAGGCCCCTTTGACCCGCACTCACCGAGAGGTGGGTGGCACCATATTAGGACTCCTGAACCTTGCTATTGAGATCTATGAGGAGTTCCAGATCCAAGAACTGCAACAGAGCTTAGACGTCCTGGTGTCCACTCTTCAAACCTTCATGCAAGAAGAACTGGGTGCTTGGGCTGTCCAAAATTCCATCAACACCCACTTCCAGCTTTCCATCGGAGCCCTTGCCACCACAGTCCTGTGGCTTGGAGACAACCTTCAACTCACCCAACTCTACATGCATCTACAATGCCACTATAAATATGCCCCGCTTTGCGTTACTCCACTACCCGTTAATAGGACTGACACCTCCTTTCCTGGCGACTGGGACAATGTACGCGCTGCTCTGCAGGGCACCTTTCTTACGGAGAACACGACGGGGGACATACATCAATTAGCCCTGTTCTTTAAGGAGCTACAGAACACCAGTGCCAAGTTCCAGCGACAGCGAGCTCGAGAAGCTGATGAGCTCATCCACTGGCTTGATAGTCTAGTGAACTTTCAATGGCTCACCGCCTTTATAGTTCCAGCTGCGTTCCTGCTATTGACCTGCATCTGCCTCCCCTGCTTACTGCGATGTATCTGCGCACTGATCAGATGA